The genomic window AGATTGCttggaatgacagcgccgtcaaactcggctgctgtgactgCTGTGGCTGCTGTGGCTACCCACTCaatgcatcggaaaggatatcagagcaagctcttagttgtttaCTCGAAGGGCGGGCGATGTAATTTCTGTGGCTTTCTTCACTACGATTACCGGAGATCGTCATGATGGtctagccgcgatggacctcagcatgatcgcagtcgctctggcaccttcatgattagtatgaaatTTAACAGTTGTGCCAGTCTGGCtatgtttttcatcattcctgttttgttctgtttttttttttttaacgcgaaactttatatactatacgagtgttaacTGGGAtggatttttattaccgtacataggcttgcaatctaactgagtaagaaaaccttcaaaactcggtCTGttcatttttgtctctgcttgCGTTGTAATAACGTAAATGACGGCgtttggcatgtttacaaacctttgtttggttcttcggttgctacttgccggctcgtttgttccgaaatttcactttcaattaacgaaaacaAGCAAGTGAGAAGTCCGAGAAATGGTCGGACATAAtgcaatttggcagatggcgtgacagctttagctcagctctgtACTCTGGAAGAGCACGTTATTTCAACCAATGACAACACGCTCTTTtccagttaatttttttagtcttttttaGTGCTTTTGAGGGcttgttttcctctcttttttagaaaaagcgtttgttttctttttttcataaaacaaaattgCGATCCtagttatgtttgtttttcttttttgaaggagTTAGCAAACTTCTCAAAATATTCACATTTCGAAAGCAACCTTAATGGTTGGAATCGTCCAAAGTATTTGATTGGCTAATGAGAGAACAGTTGTCAATCACAAAGTGAACCTTACCCATCATGTCAATTCCAATTGGCTTTTGGAGTAGAGACCCATCAAGTTCGTTTtataattgaattaaaaaattaacaaaacttcaTTTCTCTTGTCCGGTGGCATGGAATCCAGCCAAGTTGTGGCTCACGAAAACGTACACTTTTTTGGTAAACAATTACGAAACAAAAGGCTAAAAACTTGCGGATGGGAAATGCAGCAAGATTGACCGAACTTGCGACAAGTGGGAAGATCTGAAAGCTGCCTTTCTGATTGGAGGAAATGTTAGAGCGACCTTTCAGTTGATAAGTCGTTAAAAATTCAACTTGACGACATACCAATATAATCCATAATCCAATATATCATTATGTATGATATATTGGCTTATTTGTTGTAGGTTCAAACACCCGTGAAAACATGCATTTCGAAGTAGAAAATGTCGGGAGAATCTTGTGCTCTTGGACAAAGGTACCCTACCTCACAGCCATTGTTCTAGTGTAGTGACGATAGAAACAATAAGCATCAAAGTACACAATTCATTTTTGAATTGATCCAAATCCCGCCATACGTTAGCATGTGGGGAAGTCCTAAAAATAGTTCATTATTGTTGATTTAAACTTCCGCTTTCAATGCCATAATAATAATGTGtgagtaaaaatgaaaacaaaaatggaaactgTCAGCTAAGTTTCGTGTTTATTCCCAAGTCTAAGGATCCGCtttcagaggaaaaaattaacaaacaaagttgaaaatatatatcaacAAGATAAACTCATCCCTCTAGATGGAGATAACTATGAATGAACTGAATAGTTGGTTTCATGATCACAAGGCTAAAAAAGTTTTATACACAGTACTTCAATCTGTTGAGCTTAAATTTACTTCGGAAAATGGCAACTGCACCAAGTGCTCTAAATTCCAGCTCCTTTCCACTCATGTCTACCTAATGTTTCTTGCTTTTTCAATACTTCATTGTGCACTTCTTGGCTTTAATTTATCTGAAAATCCGCGATGAACAGCAACATTTTCTACGAGACATGTAGGAATACACctatttacaataaaaaaaagattgaatgaTCTTTTCAGGACTCGCATGGAAGGGTAATTTGACTGATAAATTGTTATTTAATACTAACAATGAAACGCTTCAaccctgattggtcaatgatcgATACAAAATGTGTTATAGTATGCCGACTTATTGTTATAATGGCAAAACCAACATAAAGTACACGCATATAAAGTACACGCCCCTGACAACTTGAGTGACGTGCTTCAGGTGTGTATTGCGATTCTTCCTATCCATAATAACACAAAAAAGTTGAGAAATAATGTCTAAGATATGCAGAAAATACCAATTCCCAAGAGAGGCCCGATGGTTGCCTTCAGATACGCTGTTACTAAGATATTAcattaaagttttgttttgtcaaGTTGTTAAGATGATGAGTTGattcaaagatctttaaaattaACTCGTTCATCAGAAGATGACTTGTACATTAGATTTGAGAAGGTCACCAATTACGGATAAAGAACGGATTTTCGACAGGCGCAAAAATCTTAAGCTAACAGTTCGAGATGCTCTAATCTTAATGTATCTTCGTTTGCTCCTTCAACGCCAGTTACGGGGTTTCCACTAAAGAGTCGCAAAGCGTTGCATTAATTAACGGACATAAATCTTCCAAAAGTCGCCGCGCGTCAAATTGTTCCGATAGTCATCACATTCCCATCTGCCATGGCCTGGCCACGTGGCCCAATGATGGTAATATGCAATGAATGCTGAGTATATATACAGCTCCTTATTCCCTTCATGTCCCCATTTTCCAACATGAAACACGCCGTTTTCCTTCCCCCATTCAACGCATTTACTTGCAAGGACTGAGTTGTCTCCCTTAAGTTTCTCAAATGAGCCACAGGCTTTGGGAAAAACGTCGGTATCACCGCCGAAAAACCCGActacagcttcaccagagctgttCGCAGCCGTTTTGACATGAAACGTTCGTCCATGTTGCCGTTtacggcagtggaatctcagctgagtgaaagaCATGCGGGATCTCAGCTCTCGCATACCGTCAGGAGAGAGAACCATTCTGTTGCTGCTGTAGCGACTGACTCCTGCATATGTCTCTTCAATATTCAAATTGGTGGGGGGCACAGTTCCTCCAGCAATAACGTTATAGATTAGGAGCCAGCCTCCTgccaaatattaaaaaaaaaatgtgaaccGCGTTTCTTCGGAGACCGGAAACAGCTCTTCCACGACTCACTGTTGTTTTCACAGTAAAAAATGGGCTACTTCTAGGTATGTCTTTGCGCCACGGCGCAAAGGCACGGTCTCTCCCTCCACCTACCGGCCTTATCgatttaaagaagaaaagatagTAGAATGGTTTTGTTCGCTTGTTATAACCTCAACGGCTCCAGATTGAAACCATGCTTTAACCACAAACTGGAGTTTTTCGCTGTTTTTCAGCTCCTGCTACTCTGAAGgagtcttaaaaaaatcctgctGGTTTGGTTCCAGCCTTTTGGAACTTTCACTTGAAATGCAGGCCACGCCTTAAACTCCTACCCTAAAACAGacgtttttgtttgtcttcttttgtCTGTAGCattctttcaatgttttttctgtatttaatcatttttcagtatgttttggttttttttttattccttctcAGGTTTAAATACCACAAGTGTTTACCTCTGCAGCCTTGCTGTTCAATACACAGTCAAAATTGCGGAAAAGAGTTATTTGCAGTGCTTACCtccatcagttgtcatgtcacaaaatacttttaaagaaCTTCCATTtttctcagggtcgatccagtactcTCCGTCTCCTTTTGAGTCTCCAGCTTCCAAAATCTGCTTGCAGGACAGAGCAGGATGACGGGAAGACCAGCCAGGTACAGCTGCGAATTTaaatatgtgtttattttttagtgtCATGGTTCAGGATCAATTGCCAAATAATTTGGCTTTGTAGAATAGTTGGGCTATGTTTTTATCCATATGGACCATCTTGGTCGCGGATGGCTGTTCTTGGTCAGCAGAGTAATATAGACATGGAGGATGTGAGATATTTAGGACCATTTACTTATGCAGTCAAACGTAAATTTCTTCTTGGTGTAGCTGTACCGAATGAGATGTGAATCACGACACACCCGTGTATGTGTTTCtgtctgtttctgttttttcacTCGCAGGTACAATAAAAAACTTGCATGGTAAGGGCTTATGGAAGTTGAAAACATGGAGTGTTTCTCACGTGTTAGGCAGCCTTTCCCTTTGCGTCCTGGATGACAATGGCCGGAGTTTTTCGCTGCTTTCTCATCGTGAAAAACTTCAATGCAGGAAATCTACGTTGAAAAAGATTCGGAACATATTATACCGGTCAAATCTAATTATTAAACGTCTCTAAATATTTGGTgaacagttttaaaaatttttttcaagtttttcgaAGTTTTTATGTATTTTGATGGCGTTTTTATGTTCAAATAATCAAATATTGCAGTCATGGTTGCAGATTCTAACAGTTAATTCCGATTCATTTCTCCTTCAAGTTCAAAGCaactaaattatttgaaaaggaaattttgcacATTTCTCAGGAACCGAAGTATTTTTACTTCTTAGTTTCAATTGAATTGTATTTTTTGGTAAACTTGCCGATCATAAATAACTgagaaactctttttaaaaatcaGAAGATAGATGGAAGCAATGAGACAGAGAACTTCAATAAACTTTGTTCAAACTTAACTCTTAGTGGACTTTGCAACGACAGGAATTAAGTTCCAATAAGCACCAATGATAAATCGATAAGCACGGAAAGTATATAGAAGAAATTCCATCTAACCAGTTTCATTGTTTAATTGCAAAAATAATTCGTCGATTCATTTCCTCGCTCGAAATAAATATCGATGACAAGGTAAGCACTAAACCCGAAGGAATCGTATTTTGTCATTCGAACTttgttgaaaaagttaaaaaaaaaaaaaacaaacaaacaaaaatatatatttcccaTCGTATTTTGCCATTCGAACTTTGTTGAAAGAgctaaaaatacaaaaatatatttagtttCAGTAATCAAAGAGCGAAAACGCGACTTCGTGAAACGGGAGTTGTCAAGATCGCCGATTAATGAATTTAAGTATGAACCAAGAAAACGTAATTTAAAGGAATTCACGCAAACAACTGAACTTACCTGCAACAAATCGTAGTACGTAGATCCTCTCTTCCTTTTAAAATCAGCTGCTTTCATCAGTCGAGTTTTGTTGTTCAGCTCACAAATAACATCGTTTTCCTCCGGGTAAACGTTACACGATTTACAGCGGCTTTCCTTCTCAATACATTTCTCCTGGCATTCAAATTCGTTTTTAACAACACTCTTTTCCATGACATTACCAACAAGAATATGATCTAGAAGTTATGAGTACATGAAAATCTCTTAAGAACTGGTGAATATCGCTACTGTTCTGTTTATGATTGTCTTACAAATGCAAAtcgaaagaaaaggaattcatTTTCTAcgggttttcttttttttcacttaccAACTTGGGTTTCGAAGACGCGTCCGCATAAGTCAGAGTTTGCCATCACAGATAAAATCAGGCAGGAGATGATAAGAATTGTAAAGGCCAACTGAATCGGACTTGTATTAGCCATTGACTGATAAAGGCTTCCCTTGAACTCTTGTCGTAACTGAATCAAAACTCTTTCAACGGCAGCTTTTACAAAAGAGAGATTTCGATGTTTTGTACAGAGGGGCGGTGGTTGCACcgaaagaaattatattttgcGTATGAACTCTGCCTTTTGAATTCTTTCCGCAACCTTGTATTGTTTTAAGTTGGTTTTCTCACAattgataaaataaacaaagcttCCTAATAATTTACGTACTGCATTATAGTTTTATAGTTTAAATCCCAAGGGGAAAATAAGCTCAAAGTAAACTacaatgaaactgaaagaaaccgaaaaaaactttttaaaaaatttgtttctcaTCGACATCAACCACTTGACGCAAACAAAAGAGATTCAATCTCCCaccaggaattttttttaaaatatttttgtgcatAATTGTCagtgttgtgttttttcttaAACCCTCATAACAATTTcatagtaatttttgttttcttacaatCATCGTCAAGACTAGCCAGGCGAGGGGGCTATGAATATAACTCCCAACACCTGCTTTTAGTGATAATAACATACATTTCCTTTCCCATATTTCATAGTacactaaaaaaattgattttcttttggtttccTCTCAAACGTCATTCCATGAAGACGAGTGTGATTACTCTTATCTTCATTTATCAATCCGCAATTACATTCACAGTCGTTCAAACCTCATTCCGTTGATCCTTAGATCCTCAGATGTTGTCAAAGctgtaaaaaggaaatttttcctCATCGCAATCACTATTCAGTTTCAGTGATAAATAATTCAATATTGatatgaataaaatttgaaaacattcgGGAAATTGTATCTTCATTATTTTAATCAGTTGGAATTTTTAACCTTGCTTTGTGTCATGACATTGGAACTGaatctattttaaaatattctcactGATTTCCCCGGCCTTATCAGCCTGATGTGTTTTGAATACTGCTGATGATAGcaaatcattatttttaattatttacgGATTTTATTCCAGTGCTCTTTGTTTAAGTTTATGTATCAATCTACAGCATTACCTCTCAGTCTGggttccttttcaattttccaagAGTTgataatattcatattttttcttcttaatttgaTTGGATGACAAAACTCGATAGCGGAACGACTCTCTACAGCAGAGATTTGCACTTTAAGGCCAAATGAACTTGCTGATACAATGGAGTACGTCAAGATATTGAATAAAGTTACCCAAAAGATTTACAAGTTACAGTCTTTAGTGCCTGCAGAAAATCGTAATGTCCAACTTTCAATACCCGCAGAAGATTGCAATGTCTGACATACAGTACCCGCTGAACATTGCCAACTTTAAGAACTTGCTTCTGAATTAACGTAACGAAGTCTTCCTTTAATCgacaatattttgaaagatAATGTACTATTTACCATGTGGCAAGGTTGTAAACTTCTCACATCGTAGTTTTGAATGCTAGCGTCTCAAAAGTAAATAGAAAATGTTCTAGAATGCAGAAGTGACAAAGTTGCAAAGTTATCAACGGACATAGATTCTCCAGAAGTCACCAGATGCAGCAATTTTCTCCAAAGTATTATCACATTGCCATGTGTTAGAACCTAGCCAAGTGATCCAGTGATAGCTACCCACAATGAATGCTGAGTATACAGACAGCTCCTTCTGCCCTTCATGTCCCCATTTTCAAACACGATACGCGCCCTTTTTCATCCCCCATTCTACGCATCTACTCGCGAGGACTGAGTTGTCTCCCTCAAGTTTCTCAAATGAACCACAAGCTTTGGGAAAAACGTCGGTATCACCGCCAAAAAAGCGACTACAGCTTCACTAGAGGCGTTAGCGGCTGTTTTGACGTGGAAAGTTCGTCCAGGTTGCTGTTtacggcagtggaatctcagctgatTGAAAGGTAAGATTGTTCTCAGTTCTCGCATACCGTCAGGTGAAAGAACCAGCTTGTTGTTGTAGTAACGATTGATTCCCCTGTATGACTTCTTAACATCCAAACTGGTCGGGGTAGACGACTTATTTATCACAATGTTATATAtcagaagccaacctcctagcgatagaaaagaaagaaaatattttaaaaagatgTAGATAAAATGGCAGGATTCCTCCTTTTTCTAAAACTATATAAATTGTATTCCCAGCGCGCAGTGGTTATAACATTAAAATCTTCTACAAGTACACCATATCGTCACGGCAACCATGGCGACTGAGGATATCATCTGAgcctctttaattttttttgtgggcCTTTTGTAATTTCTAGACAACACCGAAGACAAATTAAACCTTTTTAATACATGGAAAAGAGATAATAAGGCGAcgacttgttttatttttttttcgaaagttGAAGGACCCATGATCTGCTTCCTAAGCACTTAtctgttttatttatcttttatacctaacaaataaaattatatttctaaCCCCTGATTTGAGTCTGATTTAGTATTGCACTGGTTACTTAGGGTTCACTAACTCTTTTtcacacaaaaacaaatcatAATCACTTGTGCCTCATTTACACAAGGAACATTTATTTCTTCAACTTCAcggagaaaaattttaattatattCGAAATGTTATTTCACCACTTA from Pocillopora verrucosa isolate sample1 chromosome 8, ASM3666991v2, whole genome shotgun sequence includes these protein-coding regions:
- the LOC131791011 gene encoding uncharacterized protein — its product is MTTDGGGWLLIYNVIAGGTVPPTNLNIEETYAGVSRYSSNRMVLSPDGMRELRSRMSFTQLRFHCRKRQHGRTFHVKTAANSSGEAVVGFFGGDTDVFPKACGSFEKLKGDNSVLASKCVEWGKENGVFHVGKWGHEGNKELYIYSAFIAYYHHWATWPGHGRWECDDYRNNLTRGDFWKIYVR